The genomic stretch CGACGCCCCAGACGACCGCCGCGATTGCGACCTCAAGCAGCAGCAGCGCGGCGACGTCCCGAGGGTGATTCGGGGGTCTTAGCCAGCCGCGGGCCGCGTCCAAAATCACGAGCACGAGGAGCGTCAAGAGCGCGAAGCGCAGCAGCCGCCGCGCGAGAATCGCATGGAACGCTTCGAAATAGTCGGCGCGCCGGCGCGCGATCGTTACGCGAATCGGCGTCACGAGGCGTTGAGAAGCTCGAAGAGCGCGTCGACGGTGGAGACGGATTGCATGAGCCGGCGATTCTCCGTGGTAACGAACCCTTCGCGAACCATGTTATCGAAGAGCGCGAGCAAATCGTCGTAATACCCGTCGGCATTGAGCAGCACGACGGGTTTGGTGTGAATTCGTAACTGCGCCCACGTAACGATCTCGCAGAGCTCGTCCATCGTGCCGAAGCCGCCCGGCAATGCGACGAACGCGTCGGCCAGATCGGACATCAGCGCCTTGCGCTCGTGCATGCTCGCAACCACATGAAGATCGCTCAATCCGTCGTGCGCGATCTCTTTGGTCGCGAGCGTGGCGGGAATGACGCCAACCACGCGACCGCCCGCCGCGAGCGCCGTGTCTGCGACTACCCCCATCAGACCGACGCGCCCACCGCCGTAGACGATCCCAAAACCCTCGGCGGCGCAGCGCGCGG from Candidatus Baltobacteraceae bacterium encodes the following:
- a CDS encoding TIGR00730 family Rossman fold protein, whose amino-acid sequence is MSKAICVFCGSRTGRGDAYVRLASAVAARCAAEGFGIVYGGGRVGLMGVVADTALAAGGRVVGVIPATLATKEIAHDGLSDLHVVASMHERKALMSDLADAFVALPGGFGTMDELCEIVTWAQLRIHTKPVVLLNADGYYDDLLALFDNMVREGFVTTENRRLMQSVSTVDALFELLNAS